In Microbulbifer sp. GL-2, the following are encoded in one genomic region:
- a CDS encoding elongation factor P hydroxylase: MPVPNLEMAPVSTVEPLAERIAKVFNRCFSDPEGLNTRLCGGFPEPFYRPAGGAQSHHLVEFTRDYPASALHEVAHWCVAGAERRQMPDYGYWYAPDGRTAGQQARFELVEVKPQALEWIFARACGLKFRVSTDNLESGLGASDNFKAAIWKQVQEYCAKGPNARAHTFALDLAGEFGQPDPLNAKAYRLVELS; this comes from the coding sequence TTGCCCGTTCCTAACCTAGAAATGGCTCCAGTTTCTACAGTCGAGCCCTTGGCAGAGCGTATCGCCAAGGTATTTAATCGCTGTTTTTCCGACCCCGAAGGGCTCAATACCCGACTTTGCGGCGGTTTTCCCGAGCCCTTTTACCGGCCCGCAGGAGGAGCGCAAAGTCACCATTTAGTCGAGTTTACCCGTGACTACCCAGCCAGCGCGCTGCATGAAGTGGCCCACTGGTGCGTGGCGGGAGCGGAGCGTCGTCAGATGCCGGATTACGGCTATTGGTATGCGCCAGATGGGCGCACGGCTGGACAGCAGGCCAGGTTTGAGCTTGTAGAGGTCAAGCCCCAGGCCCTGGAGTGGATATTTGCCCGCGCCTGTGGCCTGAAGTTCCGGGTCAGTACCGATAATTTGGAGAGCGGTCTGGGGGCCAGTGACAACTTCAAAGCCGCGATATGGAAACAAGTGCAAGAGTACTGTGCCAAAGGCCCCAATGCCCGCGCCCATACTTTCGCATTGGACCTGGCGGGGGAGTTTGGTCAGCCGGACCCCCTCAATGCCAAAGCTTACCGATTGGTGGAGTTATCGTGA
- a CDS encoding 5'-3' exonuclease H3TH domain-containing protein: protein MSSYLIDASVYIFRYYFALPPNWESRSGYTTEAVYGFTNFLLDMLARKPHHIACAFDESLGSCFRNELYPDYKCSRALPDEALAFQLAACREMAEALGIASFSSERYEADDILATLTRKLYKHKPIVVSRDKDLGQLLARGASSLWDFAADRHMDSDALERKFGVRPAQIPDYLALVGDTSDDIPGIPGIGPKTAARLLAVFDDIEVLLAELDKVASLPIRGAKGVALRLDKFEEQLRLAKRLTSLAEDIPLDLKAADLQPQPVDIYLARALAEEFGIGGLTGKIERTLSRADGETV from the coding sequence GTGAGCAGCTACCTAATCGACGCCTCCGTCTATATCTTCCGCTATTACTTCGCTCTGCCGCCCAATTGGGAAAGCCGCAGTGGCTATACCACCGAGGCGGTTTACGGCTTTACCAATTTCCTGTTGGATATGCTGGCGCGAAAACCGCACCATATTGCCTGCGCATTCGATGAATCCCTGGGCAGCTGCTTCCGCAATGAACTCTACCCGGACTATAAATGCAGTCGCGCCCTGCCTGATGAGGCTCTGGCCTTCCAGCTGGCGGCCTGCCGGGAGATGGCGGAGGCGCTGGGTATCGCCAGCTTTTCCAGTGAACGGTATGAAGCAGACGATATCCTGGCCACCCTGACCCGCAAACTATATAAGCACAAACCGATTGTGGTGAGTCGCGATAAGGACCTGGGGCAGCTACTTGCCCGTGGTGCCTCCTCCCTATGGGATTTTGCTGCGGATCGGCATATGGATAGCGATGCTCTGGAGCGCAAGTTTGGTGTGCGCCCAGCACAGATTCCTGACTATCTGGCCCTGGTGGGAGATACCAGTGACGATATTCCCGGTATCCCAGGTATTGGCCCCAAGACGGCTGCGCGATTACTGGCAGTCTTTGATGATATCGAGGTGCTTCTGGCTGAACTCGATAAGGTGGCGTCTCTGCCTATCCGCGGCGCTAAGGGGGTTGCCCTGCGACTTGATAAGTTTGAAGAACAGTTGCGCCTGGCCAAACGCCTGACCAGCCTAGCGGAAGATATCCCTCTTGACCTCAAGGCCGCTGACCTGCAGCCGCAACCGGTGGATATCTATCTGGCCAGGGCCCTGGCGGAGGAGTTTGGTATTGGTGGCCTGACTGGAAAAATTGAGCGCACCCTGAGTCGCGCAGATGGAGAAACTGTATGA
- a CDS encoding 4-phosphoerythronate dehydrogenase, whose product MTDNVLSGADLKIVADENIPALEHYFGDLGTLVRYPGRTLTQEQLADADILLVRSVTRVNQSLLEGTPVRFVGSCTIGTDHLDIDWLERNGIYWSAAPGCNANSVVEYVFCALAGLGMDWRGRSFGIVGCGNVGGLLQKRLHSLDETCAVYDPWLPDNPDSGSLEQVLSQDIVCLHAPLVKGGQYPSLHMIGEEQLTHIRDGAVLISAGRGAVVDNRALLQLLQKERRFRTVLDVWENEPGIDKELLKLVDLGTPHIAGYSLDGKLAGTRMIREALSSALDLALPVVDGGGRDESAKQQVGSGVTPAELLLQMYDPRNDDSRLRAVAEGTEPMAKAFDRLRREYPERLEFSHYSASAHHFSEYDKGQLSVLGLSCN is encoded by the coding sequence ATGACCGACAACGTTTTATCGGGTGCCGACCTCAAGATCGTTGCCGATGAGAACATACCAGCGCTTGAGCACTATTTTGGCGACCTGGGTACTCTGGTGCGCTATCCAGGCCGAACCTTGACTCAAGAGCAATTGGCGGATGCGGATATTCTTCTGGTTCGTTCGGTTACCAGGGTGAACCAAAGTTTGCTTGAGGGTACCCCGGTGCGCTTTGTAGGTAGCTGCACAATCGGCACGGATCATTTGGATATTGATTGGCTGGAACGCAACGGTATCTACTGGAGTGCGGCGCCAGGCTGTAATGCCAACTCGGTCGTGGAGTATGTCTTTTGTGCCCTGGCGGGACTGGGCATGGACTGGCGGGGGCGCAGTTTTGGAATAGTCGGTTGCGGCAATGTGGGCGGCCTTCTGCAGAAACGGCTGCATAGCCTTGACGAGACCTGTGCCGTTTACGACCCCTGGCTGCCCGATAATCCAGACTCAGGTTCTCTAGAGCAAGTTCTTAGCCAGGATATTGTTTGCCTGCATGCGCCACTGGTGAAAGGTGGGCAATACCCCAGTCTGCATATGATTGGGGAGGAGCAGTTGACACATATTCGCGATGGAGCCGTACTGATTAGTGCCGGGCGCGGCGCGGTGGTTGATAATCGCGCACTTCTTCAACTCCTGCAAAAAGAGCGACGTTTTCGCACCGTGCTGGATGTCTGGGAAAACGAGCCGGGTATCGATAAGGAGCTGTTGAAATTAGTAGATTTGGGCACCCCGCATATCGCCGGCTATAGCCTGGATGGCAAGCTTGCCGGTACCCGTATGATTCGTGAAGCACTATCCAGTGCACTGGATTTGGCACTGCCGGTAGTGGATGGGGGCGGACGTGATGAATCTGCAAAGCAACAAGTTGGATCTGGTGTAACCCCGGCAGAGTTACTATTGCAAATGTACGATCCTCGCAATGACGATAGTCGCTTGCGCGCTGTTGCGGAAGGCACTGAGCCAATGGCTAAAGCCTTTGATCGCCTGCGCCGAGAATATCCCGAGCGCTTGGAGTTCTCCCATTACAGCGCGTCAGCGCATCACTTTAGTGAATATGATAAAGGACAACTTTCGGTGTTGGGGCTCTCGTGCAACTAG
- a CDS encoding ATP-NAD kinase family protein, whose amino-acid sequence MQLGKQVKKLGLIINPWAGIGGPAGLKGSDGAETVAQALAAGIEPQSHKRAAIALEALNPFRDQLEILCFAGDMGATTARTLGFSVCEVGVADSFPSTPADTEKAARTIRDAGADLIVFIGGDGTARNIVNALGNNFPVLGIPAGVKMHSACFAISPKAGGEVLWRLMTGQLVDLGEREVRDINEQSFRQGRVSTRYYGELLVPQEGHFLQAVKNAGREVEELAVADIAAEITEELDPDTLYIVGPGSTTLAILNDLGCEGTLLGVDLLCDGALLQADVSAPQIETAIAGHSGPVKILLTAIGGQGHLIGRGNQQFSPKVLREVGRDNLIVVATKTKITELGGCPLLLDSGDPELDRQWSGFIRVVTGYRDAILYPLSNGEV is encoded by the coding sequence GTGCAACTAGGTAAGCAGGTTAAAAAGCTCGGGCTGATTATCAACCCCTGGGCCGGCATCGGTGGCCCAGCTGGGCTAAAGGGTAGTGACGGTGCTGAAACAGTGGCGCAGGCCCTGGCAGCTGGTATAGAGCCGCAGTCTCACAAGCGAGCCGCTATTGCCCTTGAAGCATTGAATCCCTTTCGGGATCAGCTGGAAATCCTGTGTTTTGCTGGCGACATGGGAGCGACCACAGCCAGGACATTGGGATTTTCTGTTTGCGAAGTAGGCGTCGCCGACTCTTTTCCCTCGACACCCGCAGATACCGAAAAAGCAGCCAGAACTATCCGTGATGCCGGGGCTGACCTGATTGTTTTTATCGGTGGAGATGGCACCGCGCGCAATATCGTTAATGCCCTGGGAAATAACTTTCCGGTGCTGGGTATTCCCGCCGGGGTGAAAATGCACTCCGCCTGTTTTGCTATTTCCCCCAAGGCTGGTGGCGAGGTTTTATGGCGCTTGATGACCGGGCAACTGGTGGATTTGGGCGAGCGCGAAGTGCGGGATATAAATGAGCAGTCTTTTCGCCAGGGCAGGGTGAGTACGCGCTATTACGGCGAGCTGTTGGTGCCCCAGGAAGGACATTTCCTACAGGCCGTTAAAAATGCCGGGCGCGAAGTGGAAGAATTGGCGGTGGCAGATATCGCCGCTGAAATCACGGAAGAGTTGGACCCGGATACTTTGTATATCGTTGGCCCAGGTTCCACCACTTTGGCAATATTGAATGATCTGGGCTGTGAGGGGACTTTGCTGGGAGTAGACTTGCTTTGCGATGGCGCTCTGCTGCAGGCGGATGTGAGTGCTCCGCAGATTGAAACAGCAATTGCCGGGCACAGTGGGCCAGTAAAAATTTTGCTCACTGCAATCGGTGGCCAGGGTCACCTTATCGGCCGGGGTAATCAGCAGTTCTCCCCGAAAGTACTGCGCGAAGTTGGCCGTGATAATTTAATAGTTGTCGCTACTAAAACCAAAATAACCGAACTGGGAGGCTGTCCACTGTTGCTGGACAGCGGTGATCCAGAGCTGGATCGTCAGTGGAGCGGTTTTATCCGGGTTGTTACCGGTTACCGTGATGCGATCCTTTATCCATTAAGTAACGGAGAAGTTTGA
- a CDS encoding class I SAM-dependent methyltransferase, with amino-acid sequence MSTDWQQLLEQVEYKLRQGGSDSRRLFHGRGRCYEGLEQVCVDSFFPALLVTFFEGYEDEDELCKKLWQIAESHSYLGIATQRRYQSGAPIEWQCGEVVMDPVAQRGGLKFPLTFERQNVGFFLDIEPGRAWLEEQVRAQVEQGPVKMLNLFAFTCAFSAVARAAGDIEIVNVDVNRGVLNRGRENHEVNGLSLRGIQFLQFDALRQFKRFDRRGPFQLGVVDPPTRQKGRFDVSQNYEKLLRQLPVCLADEADLLMVINSPRHSEAHFREMIVGADSGYEVVQRLAQNPDFPDRDPDAALKMLHVKYRRQK; translated from the coding sequence GTGTCTACCGATTGGCAGCAACTGCTGGAGCAGGTTGAATACAAGTTGAGGCAAGGTGGTAGTGACAGCCGGCGTTTGTTTCATGGACGTGGCCGTTGCTACGAAGGGCTGGAGCAGGTTTGTGTCGACAGTTTTTTTCCAGCGTTGTTGGTAACGTTTTTTGAAGGGTATGAAGATGAGGATGAACTGTGCAAGAAACTCTGGCAAATAGCAGAGTCACACAGTTATCTCGGTATTGCCACGCAGCGTCGTTATCAGTCAGGTGCCCCGATAGAATGGCAGTGTGGCGAAGTTGTGATGGACCCGGTAGCCCAGCGTGGAGGATTGAAATTTCCACTGACCTTTGAGCGGCAGAATGTCGGGTTTTTTCTAGATATAGAGCCGGGGCGTGCCTGGCTGGAAGAGCAGGTTCGTGCCCAGGTGGAGCAGGGGCCAGTGAAAATGCTCAACCTGTTTGCCTTTACCTGTGCCTTCTCTGCAGTTGCTCGCGCCGCAGGGGATATTGAGATCGTCAATGTGGACGTGAATCGCGGAGTATTAAATCGCGGCCGTGAAAACCATGAAGTGAATGGTTTATCTCTTCGAGGAATTCAGTTCCTGCAATTCGATGCATTGCGCCAGTTCAAGCGCTTTGACCGTCGTGGCCCTTTCCAGCTGGGGGTGGTGGATCCGCCTACCCGCCAGAAAGGTCGTTTTGATGTAAGCCAAAATTACGAAAAACTCCTGCGACAACTGCCGGTCTGCCTCGCGGACGAAGCGGATTTATTGATGGTGATCAATTCACCACGTCATAGTGAAGCGCATTTTCGTGAAATGATCGTCGGTGCTGACAGCGGCTATGAGGTGGTGCAGCGTCTGGCACAGAACCCGGACTTCCCCGACCGGGACCCGGATGCCGCATTAAAGATGCTGCACGTTAAATACCGCCGCCAGAAATAG
- a CDS encoding pyridoxal phosphate-dependent aminotransferase, with amino-acid sequence MKDIHKSEKLHGVCYEIRGPVMEQAYRMEEEGHRILKLNIGNPAPFGFDAPDEIIQDVIHNLSQAQGYVESKGLFAARKAIMQECQTLGIQGVDIDDIYLGNGVSELISMATQALLNNGDELLLPMPNYPLWMAAANLAGANPVLYRCDEESGWLPDIEDIKSKITPRTRGIVVINPNNPTGAIYPRQLLEDIVEVAHSHNLVIFADEIYSKILYDDAEFTPMAKLAPDVLCLSFNGLSKSYRLAGFRSGWMIVGGAKHRAKGFIEGMDMLASMRLCGNVPAMFAVQTALGGYQSINDLILPGGRLRQQRDLAHRMLNDIPGVSCVKPSGAIYLFPKLSLDHHKIESDEQLVLEFLRQEKILLVQGSAFHWDTPDHLRIVFLPRVDDLSHAITRLGYFLERYSR; translated from the coding sequence ATGAAGGACATACATAAATCTGAAAAGCTGCACGGCGTCTGTTATGAGATCCGCGGACCAGTGATGGAGCAAGCCTATCGCATGGAGGAGGAAGGCCACCGGATTCTTAAACTGAATATCGGCAACCCCGCTCCTTTCGGTTTCGATGCCCCGGATGAGATTATCCAGGATGTCATCCACAATCTCTCCCAAGCTCAGGGCTATGTGGAGTCCAAGGGCTTATTCGCGGCGCGCAAGGCCATTATGCAAGAGTGCCAGACTCTGGGTATCCAGGGTGTGGATATTGACGACATTTACCTGGGCAACGGTGTCTCCGAGCTGATTTCCATGGCCACCCAGGCGCTACTTAATAATGGCGATGAGCTGTTGCTACCCATGCCCAATTACCCCCTGTGGATGGCAGCAGCCAATCTCGCCGGCGCCAACCCGGTACTTTATCGCTGCGATGAGGAGTCTGGCTGGCTACCGGATATCGAGGATATCAAGTCAAAGATTACCCCACGCACCCGCGGTATTGTGGTAATCAACCCCAACAACCCTACCGGCGCCATTTACCCGAGGCAACTGCTAGAGGATATCGTTGAAGTGGCGCACAGCCACAATCTGGTGATCTTCGCCGACGAAATTTACAGCAAGATCCTCTACGACGATGCCGAATTTACGCCGATGGCCAAACTGGCCCCAGATGTGCTCTGTCTCAGCTTCAATGGCCTGTCCAAGTCCTACCGCCTGGCTGGGTTTCGCTCTGGCTGGATGATAGTCGGTGGCGCAAAGCACCGCGCTAAAGGGTTTATTGAAGGCATGGATATGCTCGCCTCCATGCGCCTGTGCGGTAATGTACCGGCGATGTTCGCCGTACAAACAGCACTCGGCGGCTACCAGAGTATCAACGACCTGATACTGCCCGGCGGGCGCCTTCGCCAACAGCGAGATCTGGCTCATCGTATGTTGAACGATATCCCCGGTGTCAGTTGTGTTAAGCCCAGCGGCGCCATCTATCTATTCCCCAAACTAAGCCTGGACCACCATAAAATAGAAAGCGACGAACAACTGGTACTGGAATTCCTGCGCCAGGAAAAAATCCTGTTGGTACAGGGCAGCGCTTTCCACTGGGATACACCGGACCACTTGCGTATAGTCTTCCTGCCAAGGGTGGACGACCTATCACATGCTATTACCCGCCTGGGTTATTTTCTGGAGCGCTATTCCCGCTGA
- the msrB gene encoding peptide-methionine (R)-S-oxide reductase MsrB — MSKPKDNNYWRDKLTDEEFEVCRKGGTEPPFTGEYWDVFDEGVYRCRCCGEVLFDSAAKFESSCGWPSFDAEIAEGIIRELPDSSFGMQRVEILCSKCESHLGHVFDDGPTNTGLRYCVNSLSVTLDKEGSEEGEDE, encoded by the coding sequence ATGTCAAAACCAAAAGACAATAACTACTGGCGAGATAAGCTGACAGATGAGGAGTTTGAGGTGTGCCGCAAGGGTGGGACAGAGCCACCATTTACTGGCGAATATTGGGATGTTTTTGACGAAGGTGTCTATCGTTGCAGGTGCTGCGGCGAAGTTTTGTTTGACTCAGCGGCAAAATTTGAGAGCTCTTGCGGTTGGCCCAGTTTCGATGCGGAAATTGCGGAGGGCATTATTCGCGAACTTCCAGATAGTAGCTTTGGTATGCAGCGAGTTGAGATTCTCTGCAGCAAGTGTGAAAGCCACTTGGGGCATGTTTTTGACGACGGTCCCACCAATACCGGCCTGCGTTATTGCGTGAACTCCCTGTCGGTAACTCTGGATAAAGAAGGCAGTGAGGAAGGGGAAGACGAGTGA